The sequence AGGATATAATCAGGAGCGCTCCCATCGACCCGACGCCAGTCCCGTGAAAATTGGAATTTCATATATCTTACCTTCTTCGTTTCTTCAGgaattttctaaaataattcCGTGGAACCCTCCTCGCAAGAAAATACCTAGGTGCAGTTCCTTTCCCTCTCTTTATCCAACCCTTActaatctcgaggacgagattatTGTTaaggggtaggtttgtaacatcCTGGAAATCTCGATTCTGAAATACGGAATTAAAAATTCAGTATAataaaaaatcttttaaaacatttttgcaTGCTGGGATTTATTATGTATTTGTGTGTATTTAGGTTGTGTGCCAAAGATCTCGATTAAATCTTATCTCCTAAAGGGACGCCCTCTGTCCAACGTCCTTTCCTTCCCTTATCTTCACGGTCTGATTTATTAAGTGCTTCAGTACTAAACAAATCACAGATCTGAATTTATAACCCGAAAATCTTTCCTTATGTCACAATGCGACGTATCTTTCTCAATTCTTACCCTACGGTTATTTTAAACCATTCTACTAATTCTACTCGATAAATCCTTCGAATGTCTACAATCGATTGGCGTATTTAtttgggagcgtatcctatgcacacaggccctcgcgtgtacacaccgagtacaccaactaaaaattatcacaaaatattctagaaaaatttatacatgtactttcaatagtattacatctacgttcaaagtcgcatcttcaaattcattctacatagagaataacaaaaaaagataaaattctgacaaaattgcaaccttaaaactgtcagattttttgttttttttttacggctaaaatataatgaatttgacgttaagattttaaccctaggtgtaatacaattgaaagtatgtgtatgattttttctagattttttggtgacattttttagttggtgtgcacgtgtgtatacgtgagggcctgtgtgcataggatatgttgcctattTATTTATCGTGCATCGATtcaaatatattcaattctATTTCTACCGCGACAATTGGATTTGTATGGCATGCGTCTTCCCTAAAATTTCTTTGTGCCACCTGTGTTCATTCATGCAAAGCGCTCGCAAAGGGATCCTAATTCTAACCCATACGGCCTTCTTGCCAAATTAAATTCCTATGGCTCATCTAGCGGCCTAACTACCGTCATACAGACCGATGTATAGTCGCTGTGCACGTTCAAGTCCAAGTGACAAATCCATTTTCCAACCTCCGAAATTCCCCAGGGAAGTACAATAGGACTAGCAGTACCAACTCCAAATAAAATAATGCCCAAGATGTACAATGACCTGCACCGTCCACCTATACGATCCCATTACCCATATACTGTCCATTTTACCGTACTATCACGAAATCCAAACCGAACCCAATTGTTCACATAACGCTTCACTCATACAGTCCCATTCACAAGTATACATTTCACCCTACCATCCAATTACACAGAGCCAAATTAAATGTCCAAATTATACGATCCATAGTACAGTCCAATGCACAGATCAGTTGCAAGCTCAAATGCCACTGTCATCCCAATACAAACCCTACCAAAAATACAAAAGCTCCTATTACAATTGGGccattctcctctctctcccagcCCAACGAACAACCCAGCATAAGTCTATTTTATCTCCCCCAGCCGACCTAGCAGCCCACCCCTGTTCCCTTGCTCAGCCAACCACCAGAAGTCTGCTCTGCCTCCCTCAGGCAACATGCATGCACAGAACGTGTCCGACAAATTGCCTACAAGACACCACAGGGTTTTGCACCCACCTTTGCCggctcacaacagtagctcatAAATGCCCTGGCCCCTCCCAACCAACAACGCCTGCACCCATGCTCCAAATCCACAAGACTCACCACCAAAAACCAACAAACACAGTGAGGAAGGCTCACACCGAAAAACAACACCAAATTCACAGAGGGGAACTCACTTTGTCTCCCATGCAGATAGCCACAACACCAGGAAGCCTATATAAACACCACCACAGCCATGCACCCCTCcatttcctcctccccctccctgaTCGTCGAGCTCTgtcgccaccaccactccaTTCCCTCACGCATTTGCTGCCTCCTCTCCATTTGCCCCGCCGTGGCTAGCCTAGGCTGAGCTTCGATTGGGCAAAGGGACGGGTTGGCCGCCGCGCGCATTGATCACCTGAGAACGACTAACCCCTAACATTTAACCCCCTAACCCTTTCATTTTCAGTTTCGCTAACCTCTGactctttctttttgtttcgcTAACCCCTAACTCACTAACCCGCCAACTCCTTTACTTTCGTTTCGCTAACTTCTAACTCGCTAACAAACTAACCTCCAACCCTTATCTTGCACTAACCCGCTGACATTTATCCCCTAACACTGTGTGTTCGCTTGTTGCCGACGATCGAACACGTGGTGTGTGCGAGGACGAACAGCAAGCCTAGGATGATCCGTGAGCCGACCGTCGACGCCCGTCGACATTGCACGGTGTGCCGCTACTCGGCTACCGCAATGTGAGCaactcctccttcccctccttgCTCTCCCTCCCATCGTCGCCCTTAGTTTTGTTGATCGCCTCCTCCTTGCGTGGCCGACACCTAGCCGGAGCGCGCACCATCCCTCTCCCACGCGcctggccgcgccgccgcgtagcCTAGCCTGGCTACCGGCtaccgccgcaccgtcgcctgCGCCGACACGCCCGGCCGCTGCCCCGCCGACGTCTTGGCCTCACCCAGGACGCCGCCGAGTGGCCGCGCCATATGCGCGGCATCGCCGTATCACGGCCACCTCGaaccgccatggccaccaccctCGCACCAACAAACTGAACACCGTCATCGCGCCCTCCATCCCCAACCTAACCTATTAAGTTGTATGCACCAGTTAcacctaaaagcctaagctGATAGGAAAAGGCCTAAGCTAATAGGGAAAgacgggcaattcactttatacactccaacactccccctcacgcGAGACCCCCTCAAGTCTTAAGAGTGGAATATTGGAGTGGGCtgcaattatttttatttaattatgcGCCAGCCAGGATTCAAACTCAAGAcctctggctctgataccatattaagttgcatgcaccagccagttacacctaaaagcctaaaCTGAAAGGGAAAGgagggcaattcactttatacactccaacacaACCGGCACCCcaacctccctcctcctctccctcacgcCGTCGCGCTAAGCCGCACGAGGCCAAGCCACCGTGCCCAACCATGCCGCCGCGCCTTGGTTGATACtccgcccagccgccgccctcgcgcgcgTCGGCCGTCGCCAGGACGCCGCACGACATCGACGCCCCGGCATCCTCCTGCCAGAGCCGCCGCTCCCTTCCTCTTTCCCCGAACCGGCCTCCCAAATTCACCGCCGCCCCCAACGCCTCCAGCTCAtcccatcaccgccgccgcttcgcatcaagacgcgacgccgccgcctctgctacACCAACCGAGCTCCCCTACTTCCCATGCCGCCGCCCGACGCCCTTTCCCCAAATTCACCGGCGCCAACCCTCCACatcatccccgccgccggcctccaccccTCCCCGTGCCAATGTCGCTCGGCCCACACCCGAGCtgagccgacgccgccaccccCGGTCCCAACCTCCATCCCCGCCAGCAAGCCCCTCCCCTCTGCCTGCCGCCGGCGTCCCCATTCCCCATGGCCGTCGTGCCGCCCCTAGCGCCGACGAGCCGACGCCCcaggccgcctccccctccattACCGCCGCCAAACACATCCACCCCGTCGCCGCACCACccatccctctctcttttttgcgCATGAGGAGAAGCCGAGGGAGGAAACAGAACGATAGAAAGAGATAAGACGAGAGATTGAGAAGGATCGggagaaggagaaagaaaaagaaataaaaggtaGGACCCACCCTTTGGACTTCCGTTCGTGAGCCATCTCTCCTCCATGAAGTCTACAACACCTCCCTGACTCCTCCAGGACAAGCCCAAACACCAAGGCCTCTGTTGAAGTCTATGTTACCCCCTAGCCGAGCCGAgagatggaaaaagtacaccgaaggtccctcaggTTGTTATggagttacaaaatcattctccaaccacaaaaccagatatctggtatcccttaactaattaaaaccgGTCACAGTAGGTCTTTTAGTGGTTTTGAGcctggttttgtcctacgtggcggctgattcaacgtgggacccacatgtcaggctgccaCGTCATATTTCTCTcacttccctcctctctctctctctcactcttctcttttGTTCTATGGGCAAGCCGGCTAGCGGCAGAGGAGACCACCAAGGTAAgataggagaggaggaggcggcgggcgacaagacggcgacgacgcggcggcgacgacgacacggGAGGACACGCGACAATGACACGACGGTGGcgacacggcgacggcgatggcgacgatacggcggcgacgacgacgaggcctgCGTCATGACGAGGTCGATGTCGCGGGGTTCTATCCCTGTCTCGTACAATTGTTTGCAGCAGTTGTACAGTTTCTTACATTCTTGGCTCTCTTGATGGTAATCCTGCTGACTCCCGTGACGGGTTTCATTCCGAGCTTCATCATGGCCTTGCGGCTCTTCTTCTCGCTCCTGCTCTGCTTGGAGCCTTTATTTACAACTGCACCGTGCTCACCTTCAATTCAAGGTCATCAAAACTGCAAATCAGGCTATAAATCTAGCTATTAGTAATTGCTACAAGAACCGAAGGTAACACCGTTAACGAAATCCAAACACCACGATGCACGGACACGTTTCTAATCAGTAAAACTACTGCACGCTGCCTTTCACATGGACAGATTGCAGTATTAACGAAGACGAAACGCGAAGGAGGAAGAGTGTTACCGTCATCCTCAtcaccatcgtcatcgtcgtcttcatcgccgTCATCATCATCCTTGGCGTCCTCGACGATGGGAGCATCGTCCTCCGGCTGCGCCTTGGCCGCGGCCTCCTCGGGTTTGACGGGCACCGCGGCGCTGCTCACCAGCTCCGCCTCGGCGGTCGCCACCGGCGTTTGCTCGCTGAccatgtcgaggaggaggaggaggatccgAGCGAGGCTCGCGGTTGCAACAATGACTTGCGGTGGTGGCGCGCGCACCAGGAGAGGCTCGCTGTTGCAACAACTACTTCCGCCACGTCCGCTGCCTCGCTTCTCCGTCTCGCGGCCGCAGCGCCGCCCCCCGTCGCTTCCCCCACTGGCGTCGCGGGCCTCGCACGGCCGCCGCGGAGCTCCGCCGGGCTGCCGCCGTGCTTCCCCATTgcggccgccgtggccgccgccgaggaggaagagaagagtgagagagagaggagggaagggaaagagagatgacgtgcagcctgacatatgggtcccacgttgaataagccgccacgtaggataaaatcgGGTCAAAACCACCCAAGGACCTACTGTgatcggttttgattagttaaaggACGccagatatctggttttgtggttgggggacgattttgtaactcgataacAGGTTGaaggaccttcggtgtactttttccccgaGAGATTGATTAACCTACATAAGTCTACATAATACCCTTCTACAGAGCCCATCATTAGCCACCTCATCCACTAAAGTCCACAACACATCCCCTATGCAACCCAGAGCCCTCTCTGAAAGCAGCTCCCCTTCGGTTTATAAACTCTTCCAACTTCGAAAATCCATATCTTTCCAACCGTAACTCCGATTGACTCCATTCAACTTCCATAATCTAGAAACCTCTACGGCTCGGGCGCCCGATCATTTGGAGAAAAATCgagcgctgacgtcagcgattTACGTACagaaactactttaaactgatttttctcttaaattatttatccaaatcatgatccgattgcaccattaaattcgtcgtaattaaatcttcaaaacaagaccacacatgaatatattccgatgaaatttttttatcttactattgaattatttttaaatgttgcacgatgttccactaggtatatcaaaattgtttcactaagtagatcgaaaatgtttcacacgtttaaatcgggtgttgtttcaccttatataataacagtgtttcagcaaatagcgaaagattgtttcagttcactgcaacatttgatctatacatagtgaaacattataagtacactaggtgaaatattttttggtggaacaaaaaaataaaacaaattctcttaatagggggtttccaaaatatatgggtttttttgttgcaatggaatatttcagttcactacaacatttgatctatacatagtgaaacatcgtgagtacactaggtgaaacattttttgtggaaaaaaaaataaaccaaatttccttaatagagggtttccaaaatatgttatTGATTTGTTGCAGGTGGGGGTAGGTATTGTGGTCGGGTCAACGTCATCAacgcgcgcgcggggacgggGGCGGGGAAAGCGACCGATTTTTCCTCCCCCCGCCCGGTCACCCGAAGGCAAGCATTATCGCCATAATCTCCCTAAAATCGatatctatttaatggcaccaTTAGTTGTATTGAATGTtgctttcttttatttcttttaggaTTGTGCGTGGATATTCTTTGGATATTTATCGACGTATCGGATATTTATCGATCACGGGTATTCGGGTTATCTGACTGTTGCGGATATTTCGAAGACATTAGGAACCTatagcaaggcaagtcactacGCTCTcttccttgaacatattgatcctagatttataaatgttttgttTACATATAAATTGCATGCTATTTATAAAGTGCGTACCTATGCTTGATTATGCCTACCCTTGATATTGATTACCTTTATACATGTTGTATGCCTTTGAATGCCTGAGTTATTTATTTATATGCGGTCATTTATTGACATTGCTTAGCACTGCCATTGTAGACATACGCACACTCCATATTTATGTTAGATAATTATGGATGTGGGATCACTCGATGTGAGTGATCGATGATTTGCAGGTGGAGGCATGAGCACCACCTGCCACACACAGATATTTTGCGAAAACCAAAACTTAATGAAACAAAACtatttcgactggggcggcatGAGTAAAATATGGGTGGTTCTGGAAATGGTTGGTCGCCgaccctggtcagttaaggaccgagtcaGGAAGCTATGCGGGAAACAAACCGAGTACGACTGCGCTTCTTACGTATGAGCGGACCCGATGGATTAGGAAGCTCTCACGGGGCGGCACCTCAGTCATGGTAAGTTCTGTATGGATACGATGTTGAGTATTGCAGTGTCGGAAAGTGAGTAAAAGCCATGGTAAACCTTAAAATGCAccctataattatatatatagtaaatatcCCCCAATCCCTGGAGCGCCAGGACTCCCCTCACCATCCGGTAGTAGGTAGGTTGGAGTGCCGGGGTGCAATGGGGGCTCATAGTCCTTGGAGCGGGTGCCGAAATGCGA is a genomic window of Oryza glaberrima chromosome 7, OglaRS2, whole genome shotgun sequence containing:
- the LOC127779267 gene encoding uncharacterized protein LOC127779267, which encodes MSGCTSSLFPFPPLSLTLLFLLGGGHGGRNGEARRQPGGAPRRPCEARDASGGSDGGRRCGRETEKRGSGRGGSSCCNSEPLLVRAPPPQVIVATASLARILLLLLDMVSEQTPVATAEAELVSSAAVPVKPEEAAAKAQPEDDAPIVEDAKDDDDGDEDDDDDGDEDDGNTLPPSRFVFVNTAICPCERQRAVVLLIRNVSVHRGVWISLTVLPSVLVAITNS